One window from the genome of Pantoea cypripedii encodes:
- the mltC gene encoding membrane-bound lytic murein transglycosylase MltC translates to MNKKLIAMLAIAPLLVSCSGHKQGQYHEEWVKDTNGFDILMGQFAHNIENIWGINEVLIAGPKDYVKYSDNYYTRSHINFDSGSITIETISGTDPMASLRQAIITTLLIGEDPGNVDLYSDANDIQISKEPLLYGQVLDNTGQPIRWQGRAANFADYLIQNKLQKRTSGLHVIWSVTIPMVPNHLDKRAHKYLPMVRKAAEQYGVDASLILAIMQIESSFNPYAVSNSDALGLMQVVQHTAGVDVYRMKGKWGQPSRSYLLDPENNIDAGTAYLSLLQNTYLGGIQDPVSRRYAVITAYNGGAGSVLRVFSSDKDRAFATINSMSPSQVYQTLTNDHPSAESRRYLYKVNNAQRSYHRY, encoded by the coding sequence TCCGGACACAAACAAGGGCAATATCACGAAGAGTGGGTCAAGGACACCAACGGTTTCGACATCCTGATGGGGCAGTTCGCCCACAACATCGAAAATATCTGGGGAATCAATGAGGTTCTGATCGCCGGACCGAAAGATTACGTCAAATATAGCGACAATTATTACACCCGCAGCCACATCAACTTTGATAGTGGTAGCATTACCATTGAGACCATTTCCGGCACCGACCCGATGGCGAGCCTGCGTCAGGCGATCATCACCACGCTGCTGATTGGTGAAGATCCGGGTAATGTCGACCTCTATTCCGATGCCAACGATATTCAGATCAGTAAAGAACCGCTGCTTTATGGCCAGGTGCTGGATAATACCGGACAACCGATTCGCTGGCAGGGCCGCGCCGCTAACTTTGCTGACTACCTGATTCAGAACAAGCTGCAAAAACGCACGTCGGGCCTGCATGTTATCTGGTCTGTGACCATTCCGATGGTGCCGAACCACCTCGACAAACGTGCGCATAAATACCTGCCGATGGTGCGTAAAGCCGCTGAACAGTATGGCGTCGATGCCTCACTGATTCTGGCGATTATGCAGATTGAATCGAGCTTCAACCCCTATGCGGTCAGCAACTCGGACGCGCTGGGCCTGATGCAGGTGGTTCAGCATACGGCGGGTGTCGATGTCTATCGTATGAAGGGGAAATGGGGCCAGCCGAGCCGTAGCTATCTGCTGGATCCGGAAAACAACATTGATGCGGGCACTGCCTATTTGTCGCTGTTGCAGAACACTTACCTGGGCGGTATTCAGGATCCAGTGTCACGGCGTTATGCGGTGATTACTGCCTATAACGGCGGCGCGGGCAGCGTACTGCGCGTGTTCTCCAGTGATAAAGACCGCGCCTTTGCCACCATTAACAGCATGTCGCCGAGCCAGGTGTATCAGACGCTGACTAACGACCATCCTTCAGCAGAGTCACGCCGATATCTGTACAAGGTGAACAACGCCCAGCGCAGTTATCACCGTTATTAA
- a CDS encoding ornithine decarboxylase — MTPLKIAASVAVAPNLSLNTMRDVVTLDNTDFTDVAAVVVSLADTRSGVLALLRHTGFNLPVFVANAFDEEVLQLPGVTGEINGAPEEWERLEDAAQEYESKLLPPFFDTLMRYVDMQNSTFACPGHQGGAFFKKHPAGRQFYEFYGENVFRSDMCNADVKLGDLLIHEGSAKHAQKYAAKVFNADKTYFVLNGTSSANKVVTNALLTRGDLVLFDRNNHKSNHHGALIQAGATPIYLEAARNPFGFIGGIDAHCFDEAYLRERVKKVAPQRAKDQRPFRLAIIQLGTYDGTVYNARQVVDRIGHLCDYILFDSAWLGYEQFIPLMEGCSPLTLDLNENDPGIFVTQSVHKQLAGFSQTSQIHKKDNHIRGQKRFCPHKRLNNAFMLHASTSPFYPLFAALDINARMHQGEAGRSMWHECVTLGIDARKAILERCEMILPFVPEQVHGKPWQSAETATIASDPAYFSFEPGAKWHGFAGYASEQYLVDPCKLLLTTPGIDASSGEYTAFGIPATILANYLRENGIVPEKCDLNSILFLLTPAESAEKMAHLVAMLEQFEQHVKEDALLAEVLPSVYRKNMARYQGYTLRRLCQEMHDLYVSYDVKDLQKAMFREACFPQVVVNPQDAHQAYIRGDVELVPIAQAEGRIAAEGALPYPPGVLCVVPGEVWGGAVQRYFLALEEGINLLPGFSPELQGVYTEEDDNGRKHLVANMMI; from the coding sequence ATGACACCACTGAAAATTGCTGCCAGCGTTGCTGTAGCGCCAAACCTGAGCCTGAACACCATGCGTGATGTGGTGACGCTGGACAATACTGACTTTACCGATGTGGCGGCTGTTGTCGTCTCGCTGGCAGATACGCGGAGTGGCGTGCTGGCGCTGTTGCGCCATACCGGCTTCAATCTGCCGGTGTTCGTTGCGAATGCCTTTGATGAAGAGGTGCTGCAACTGCCGGGTGTGACCGGCGAAATCAACGGTGCGCCGGAAGAGTGGGAGCGGCTGGAAGACGCCGCGCAGGAGTATGAATCCAAACTGCTGCCGCCGTTCTTTGACACCCTGATGCGCTACGTTGATATGCAGAACAGCACTTTTGCCTGTCCGGGGCATCAGGGCGGTGCGTTCTTTAAAAAGCATCCGGCGGGTCGGCAGTTTTATGAATTCTATGGCGAAAACGTCTTCCGTTCCGATATGTGTAATGCGGACGTGAAGCTGGGCGATTTGCTGATCCACGAAGGGTCCGCCAAACACGCGCAGAAGTACGCGGCGAAAGTGTTCAACGCGGATAAAACCTACTTCGTGCTGAACGGTACCTCCAGCGCCAACAAAGTGGTGACCAACGCGCTGCTGACGCGGGGCGATCTGGTGCTGTTTGACCGCAACAATCATAAATCTAACCATCATGGCGCGCTGATTCAGGCCGGGGCTACCCCGATTTATCTGGAAGCGGCACGCAACCCGTTTGGTTTTATTGGCGGCATTGATGCTCACTGCTTTGACGAAGCATATCTGCGCGAACGTGTGAAGAAAGTGGCACCACAGCGGGCGAAAGATCAGCGCCCGTTCCGCCTGGCGATTATCCAGCTCGGCACCTACGACGGCACGGTGTACAACGCGCGTCAGGTGGTGGATCGCATCGGCCATCTGTGTGATTACATCCTGTTTGATTCTGCATGGCTGGGCTACGAACAGTTTATCCCGCTGATGGAAGGCTGCTCGCCGCTGACGCTGGATCTCAACGAAAACGATCCTGGCATCTTTGTCACCCAGTCGGTGCATAAGCAGCTGGCCGGTTTCTCGCAGACATCGCAGATTCACAAGAAAGATAACCATATTCGTGGTCAGAAACGTTTCTGCCCGCATAAGCGCCTGAACAACGCCTTTATGCTGCATGCTTCCACCAGTCCGTTCTACCCGTTGTTTGCCGCGCTGGATATCAATGCGCGTATGCATCAGGGCGAAGCGGGTCGCAGCATGTGGCACGAATGTGTCACGCTGGGCATTGATGCGCGTAAGGCGATTCTGGAGCGTTGCGAGATGATCCTGCCTTTCGTTCCGGAGCAGGTGCACGGTAAACCGTGGCAGTCGGCAGAAACTGCGACTATTGCCTCCGATCCGGCGTACTTTAGCTTTGAACCAGGCGCGAAATGGCACGGTTTTGCCGGTTACGCCAGCGAGCAATATCTGGTGGATCCCTGCAAACTGCTGCTGACGACGCCGGGGATTGATGCGTCCAGTGGCGAGTACACGGCATTCGGCATTCCGGCGACCATCCTCGCCAACTACCTGCGTGAAAACGGTATCGTGCCGGAAAAATGCGACCTCAATTCAATTTTGTTCCTGCTGACCCCAGCGGAGAGTGCCGAGAAGATGGCGCATCTGGTGGCGATGCTGGAGCAGTTTGAACAGCATGTGAAGGAAGATGCGCTGCTGGCAGAGGTGTTGCCGAGCGTATATCGCAAAAATATGGCGCGTTATCAGGGCTATACCCTGCGTCGCCTGTGCCAGGAAATGCATGACTTGTACGTTAGCTATGACGTGAAAGATTTACAGAAAGCGATGTTCCGCGAAGCCTGCTTCCCGCAGGTGGTAGTCAATCCCCAGGATGCGCATCAGGCGTATATTCGTGGTGATGTGGAACTGGTGCCGATTGCGCAGGCAGAAGGGCGTATCGCGGCTGAAGGCGCGCTACCTTATCCTCCGGGCGTGCTGTGCGTGGTGCCTGGCGAGGTATGGGGCGGCGCGGTGCAGCGTTATTTCCTCGCGCTGGAGGAGGGCATTAATCTGCTGCCAGGCTTTTCGCCAGAACTACAGGGCGTTTACACCGAAGAAGATGACAACGGGCGTAAGCACCTGGTGGCGAATATGATGATATAA